The following coding sequences lie in one Glycine max cultivar Williams 82 chromosome 19, Glycine_max_v4.0, whole genome shotgun sequence genomic window:
- the LOC100814490 gene encoding heterogeneous nuclear ribonucleoprotein A3: MDSPPSNHHAVDGDANDVVRSFSHRDDDEDGKPQPLTGDGASPGKIFIGGLARETTIAQFIKHFGKYGEITDSVIMKDRKTGQPRGFGFITYADPSVVDTVIEDTHIINGKQVEIKRTIPRGAAGSNSKDFRTKKIFVGGIPSTVTEDEFRDFFTRYGEVKDHQIMRDHSTNRSRGFGFITYDSEEAVDDLLSVGNKIEFAGAQVEIKKAEPKKPNPPAPSSKRYNDSRSSYGGGYGDGYDGFGGNFGMGGYRSGGAYGGRGSAGAYGGFGSEFGGYGGYASAMGPYRGDPSLGYAGRYGGGYGRGYDLGGYGGPSDGYGAYGGVGGGSSGSAYGSSYDASLGGGYGGPAGGSFYGTRGGYAGAGTGRYHPYGR, encoded by the exons ATGGACTCACCGCCCAGCAATCACCACGCGGTCGACGGAGACGCCAACGACGTCGTTAGATCCTTTTCCCACCGCGACGACGATGAAGACGGCAAGCCCCAACCCCTCACCGGGGACGGCGCCAGTCCTGG AAAGATATTCATAGGGGGTTTAGCGAGAGAAACGACGATTG CGCAATTCATCAAGCACTTTGGTAAATACGGTGAGATAACGGATTCCGTCATCATGAAGGACCGGAAGACCGGCCAGCCGCGTGGTTTCGGCTTCATAACTTACGCTGATCCCTCCGTGGTTGATACAGTGATTGAGGACACTCACATTATCAATGGCAAGCAG GTGGAGATTAAGCGGACGATACCGAGGGGGGCTGCTGGCTCGAACTCAAAGGACTTCCGAACGAAGAAGATTTTTGTGGGTGGAATTCCTTCGACTGTTACTGAAG ATGAATTTAGGGACTTCTTTACACGCTATGGAGAAGTCAAAGATCACCAAATAATGCGGGACCACTCTACTAATCGTTCACGTGGATTTGGCTTTATCACTTATGACTCTGAAGAAGCTGTTGATGATCTCTTATCTGTGGGGAACAAAATTGAGTTTGCTGGAGCTCAG GTGGAAATCAAGAAGGCAGAACCAAAGAAGCCAAATCCACCAGCTCCATCATCCAAGCGCTATAATGACTCCCGGTCTTCATATGGTGGCGGATATGGAGATGGTTATGATGGGTTTGGTGGTAATTTTGGTATGGGTGGCTATAGGTCAGGTGGTGCCTATGGTGGTAGGGGAAGTGCAGGTGCTTATGGTGGCTTTGGAAGTGAATTTGGTGGGTATGGAGGATATGCCAGTGCCATGGGGCCATATAGAGGTGATCCTTCACTTGGGTATGCTGGTCGATATGGTGGAGGCTATGGCAGAGGCTATGATCTTGGTGGGTATGGTGGACCTAGTGACGGTTATGGGGCATATGGTGGTGTTGGTGGTGGTTCCTCTGGTAGTGCCTATGGAAGCAGCTATGATGCCAGCTTAGGCGGTGGATATGGGGGGCCTGCTGGAGGCTCATTTTATGGGACTAGAGGGGGATACGCAGGTGCAGGAACTGGTCGATACCATCCTTATGGAAGATAG